GCGCCTTCCTCGTGCCCGAGGCCACCATGGCGCAGCGCATCAGCCGTGCCAAGCAGCGCATCCGCGCCTCCGGGCTGCCGTTCCGGATGCCGGACGAGCAGGAGCGACAGGACCGGCTCGCGGCGGTGCTGCACGTGCTCTACCTGATCTTCACGGAGGGACACACCGCCAGCCTCGGCGCGGACCTGCGCCGGGTGGACCTGTCCGAGGAGGCGATCCGGCTGACCCGGGCCACGCACGCGCTGCTGCCCGACGACAGCGAGGTGGGCGGACTGCTCGCCCTGATGCTGCTCACCGACGCCCGCGCCGCCGCCCGGACCGGCCCGTCGGGTGAGCTGATCTCCCTGGCCGACCAGGACCGCGGCCGGTGGGACGCCGAGGCGATCGCCGAGGGGACCACGCTGGTCACCCGGGCGATGGCACGCGGACCGGTCGGGCCGTACCAGCTTCAGGCCGCCATCGCCGCGCTGCACGACGAGGCGCCCACCGCCGCAGCGACCGACTGGCCGCAGATCCTCGCCCTCTACCAGGTCCTGGAACGGCTCTCCGGCAACCCGGTGGTCTCGCTCAACCGGGCGGTCGCGACCGCGATGGTGCACGGCCCGGCCGCCGGGCTGGGCGCCCTCGCCGCGCTGGACGCCGACCCCCGGTTGGCCGGGCACCACCGCCTCGACGCGGCCCGGGCGCACCTGTACGAGATGGCCGGGGACCGGGAGCGCGCGGTCGCGCACTACCGGGCCGCGGCCGGCGGCACGACCAGCCTGCCCGAGCAGCGCTACCTGACGATGCGCGCCGCCCGGCTGGCGACCCCCGACGCTCCGTTCTGACCCGGCCCGTCGGATGGCGTTCCAGGACTCCGGCCGGGAAGCGGACACCAGGGTTGACCGCCCGCCGGCGGGGTATCCGGTGACGATCCGCCCGGAAGGAGAACCACGATGGTCAAGGTCGGCTACACCCTGATGTGCGAGCAGACCGGCCCGAAGCAGCTGGTCGACTACGCGGTACGGGCCGAGGCGGCCGGCTTCGACCAGCTCGTGATGTCCGACCACTACTACCCGTGGCTGGACTCCCAGGGCCACTCCCCGTACGCCTGGTCGGTGCTCGGGGCCGTCGCCCACGCCACCAACCGGGCCGAGCTGATGTCCTTCGTGACCTGCCCGATCCGCCGCTACCACCCGGCCGTGGTCGCGCAGAAGGCCGGCACCATCGGCGTGCTCTCGGACGGCCGGTTCACCCTCGGCCTCGGCGCCGGGGAGAACCTCAACGAACACGTGGTCGGCGGCTGGCCGCACGTGCAGCAGCGGCACGAGATGTTCGAGGAGGCCCTGCAGATCATCCGGCCGCTGCTCAACGGCGAGACGCTGACCTTCTCCGGCAACCACTTCGACGTCCCCGACGCGTACGTCTGGGACCGGCCGGACCGCCCGGTGCCGATGGCCGTCGCCGCCTCCGGCCGGCAGTCCGCCACCCTCGCCGCCGAGTACGGCAACGGCCTCGTCGCCACCGAGCCCGACCCGCACATCATCCAGATGTACGACGACGCGGGCGGCGCCGGCCAGCCCCGCTACGGCCAGGTGGCGATCTGCTACGGCCCCGACGAGGCCGAATGCCGCAAGCTCGTGCACGACCAGTTCCGCTGGTTCGGCATGGGCTGGAAGGTCAACGCCGACCTGCCCGGCCCCGAGTCGTTCACCGCCGCCACCCAGTTCGTCCGCGAGGAGGACGTCGCCGAGGGCATCTCCTGCGGCCCGGACGTCGACAAGCACGTCGAGGCGTTCAAGAAGTTCGTCGACGCCGGCTTCACCCACGTGGCGATCGTGCAGGTGGGCGGCGACACCCAGCCGATGTTCCTGGACTGGGCGCAGGAGCAGCTGCTGCCGCGACTGCGCGAGCTGTGAGCGACGCGATCCGTGCCCTGCTGGCGCCCCCGCTGAGAGGGTGAGCCCATGCGCATCGGCAACACGGAGATCCGGCCCCTGGGCGGCGGCCTCGGCTGCCTGTTGATGATCCTCTTCTCGGTGGTCGCCTCGATCGTGCTGACCGTCCTGCTCAACCTGCTGCTCTGAACCAGGCGGAATCCGCCGGCCCGTCCCCGTCGCGACCGGAGAATGGGGCGAGGAGGCGAGCCGGATGAACCTGCTGACCGTCCTGCCGTTGGCGCTGGTCATGATCGCCGGACCCCAGCTGGTCAGCGCCGTGTTCCTGGCCGCCAGCCGGGATCCGCGCCGCGGTTCGGTGGCGTACCTGTCGGGGGCGGCGCTGGGCATGCTCGTCGCACTGACCGTCTGGTACGTCGTCTTCCGTGCAGTGAAGCACACCGCCGGCGGCGACCAGGAAGGCCGCGGCCGGCGCCTCGTCGACTGGATCGTCCTGGCGCTGCTGCTGGCGCTGATGGTCATCGTCTTCCTCCATCGGAAGCGCAACCAGACACCGGCCTGGATGACGAAGCTGGAGGACCCCGGGCCGCGGTTCGCGTTCGGGCTGGGTCTCCTGCTCCTCACCGCGACGCCCAGCAACGAGGTCATCATGGCCTCCGTCGCGGGCAGCCTGGCCGGACACGACCGGCCCTGGTGGCACCTGCTCCCCTTTCTGGTCCTGACCCTGCTCCTGCTGGCCCTGCCGCTGCTGGCGCTGCTGCTCCTCGGCCGTCGGGCGACGGCGGCCCTGCCGAAGGTGCGCGACTGGGCGAACGCGCACTCCTGGGTGATCAGCGAGCTGGTCACGCTGATCTTCGTCGCGATCGTGGCCGCGGACCTGGTGAAGTGACGCCTCCGGGTCGGGCGGCGCGTCGACTGGCAGGAAAACCTCAGCGGCGCAGGCCGAGGGCGGTCAGCACCTCGCGGGAGGTGAGCCGGACCGGGTCGAGCACGGCGCGGCGGACCCAGCGCCGGGTCGGACCGACGGTCGCCCGCCAGGCCGCGCGGCCGCCACGCGCCGCCGGCACGACCGTCGCCCGCCAGGCCGCCCGCAGCGCCCGCCCCAGCGGTACGGCGGTGTGCCCCCAGAGCCAGCGCAGGGCCAACCCCAGCGGGCGCAGCAGCACGCGGTAGAGGAAGCCGAGCAGCCGACCGGCGAGCCGCCAGGCGCCGACCACCGCGTCGACCAGCACCCGGCCGGCGGCCTGGGCCGACGCGACCAGCACCCGGCCGACCGCGGCCAGCCCGACGGCCATCGCCCGACCGAGCGCCGCGAACCCGGCGGCCAGCACGCGGGCGACGAGGGCCAGTCCGTGCAGCAGGGCACGCCCGGCCGGGGCGAGCACCCGACCCAGCCAGCGCAGCGGCCGGACGACCAGGTGCCCGACCAGCCAGGCCAGCGGTGTCCAGACCAGGGTCCGGGCCACCCAGCTCAGCGGACGCCACACCAGGTGCACCGCCGCCCAGCCCAGAGCCCGGCCGAGCCAGACCAGCGGCACCCACACCAGGGTGCGGGCCGCCCAGACGAGGGGCCGCCAGAGCAGCCGCACCGCGACCCACGCCAGCGGCGCCCAGACCACCGTCCGCGCGACCCAGGCGACGGCCCCCGCCAGCCAGACGAGCGGCCGCCAGACCAGGGTCCGGGCCGCCCAGCGCAGCGGGCCCCAGATCAGCGTGCGGGCCACCCACGCGAGCGGAAGCAGCAGCCACCGGAGCAGGAACCGGCCGGCGGGGGTGAGCAGGTGCCGGTCCAGCGCCCGGCCGGTGGCCGCGGCCAGCTCCCACAGCAGGCGTACTGGAAGCACCACGACCAGGGCGATGCCGCGCGCGACGGCCGCGACCAGCGGCGGCGGCTCCTCTGCCTGGGCGCCGTCGCGCCGCGGGTGACCTGCGGCGTCGGGACCGGACGTCCGGTGGTCCCCCGGCCCGCGGCCGACGGCCGGAGCCACGGCGTACCCCGACGGCTCGCGCGGGGGCGCGGGGCCGGCCGCGCCCCCGGCGGGAGGGTCCGGCCGCCGGGCCGGGTCGACGGTCGCAGGGTCGGCGTGCCGGTCACGGCGTCACGGTAGTCAGTCGGGGCAACGGCCGCCGCCCCGCTCAGCCCGTCGCCAGCTCCAGGTCGGCGACCACCGGGTAGTGGTCGGAGGCCCGGTCGGCCTCCCCGTCGCGGATCACCCGGACCTGGCGGGTCAGCGCGGCCACCGCCGGGGTGGCGAGCAGATAGTCCAGGCGCATCGCGGCGAACTCGGCTCCGCCGTGCCGGGTCGGCACGGTCAGCCCGTCCGGCTCCGCGCCGCCGGCGTGCGGCCAGAGGTCGACCAGGCCGGCCGCGAGCAGCCGGGACACCGCGCGGGTGTCGACGGTACGGCCGTCGCGGCGCAGATGCCGACGGCGGTAGAGGTCGGGCAGGCCGGCCAGCCGCTCGGTGTGGTCGACGGTCGGGTCGAGGGTGTTCAGGTCGCCGGCGAGCAGGGCCAGCGGACCGCCGGCGCGCCGCACTGCCGCCGCCAGCCAGTCGGCCTCCATCCGCCGCCGGCCACCGGAGTACGGGTCGAGGTGCGTGCTGACCACGGTCAACGGTCCGGCCGAGGTGGCGACCACGGCCGTGGCGGCGGCGTGGTGGAACGGCCGACGGACCCGGCCCGACGCGAGCACCCGCAGCGGCGGGCGGACCAGCACCGCGACCGGCTGCCCGAGACACGAGCGGGCCAGCTGCGGCGTCATGCCCACCCGGCCCGCCACGTCGGCCAGCAGTCCGCCCCGGTCGAAGCCGCGCAGCTCCTGAAGGGCCAGCACGTCGGGCCGCTGCGCGGTGACGACCGCCACGATCCGGTCCAGCCGGTCGTTCCCGTCGCGGTCCCGGCCGCCGGTCCGGATGTTCCAGGTCATCACCCGCAGCATCGGCGCCGGTCAGTCCTCCCGGCTGGCCTTGGCCAGCTCGTCGTCCAGCTCGCGCACCTGCTCGGACCCGATGGCCGGCTGGTTGCCCCGGTGCACGTCGGCGTTGGGCCGTACCACCCAGTAGAGCAGGCCGATCCAGAGCGCGCTGAGCAGAATGGCGCCCATGAAGTCCGTCGGGTGGTGCATGCCCCGGTACATCCGGGAGGTGGCCACCCCGACCGGCATGATCACGGCCATCGCCACGAAGAGCCAGCGCCACCAGCGGTCGGTACGGGCGAACACGATGATCGCGATCGCGCTCCACAGGCAGATCGTCGCGGCGATGTGCCCGGACGGGAAGGACGAGGTGGGCATGTGGCCGTCCAGGTTCTCCACCGGCGGGCGCGGTCGCTGCACCACCCGGGCCGAGGCGAGGAAGAGGCTCAGCTCGCCGAACATCGCCAGCACCACGAAGAGCACCGGTCGCCAGCGCTTCCAGATCGCCAGGACGATGGGACAGAAGACCAGCGACACCACCAGGATCGCGTGGGTGTCGCCGAACTTGCTCCACCACCAGCTCAACCCGGTCAGCGAGTCGGTGCGCCGCTCGGCGAACCACTGCGGCACCGCGGTGTCCAGGGTCTCGAAGAAGGTCCCCTTGGCGTGGTAGCCGACGAACATCCCGAATGCGTACAGGGCGCCGAACACGATCACCCAGCCGACCACCAGTTCCGCGATGGCGGACCGGGGATGCTCCAACACGTGCTCCTCGGCCGGGGCGGGGGTGATCTCCTCGCCCGCCTCCGGCTCCAGGCCCTCGGTGATCGGGGGCACCGGCCGGCCGCGCTCGCGGCGCCACAGCCGGAAGGCGTACGCGGTGACGCCGAGCCACACCGCGCCGAGCAGCCAGCCGCCGATCACGTCGGAGACGAAGTGCACACCCAGCGCGATCCGGGTCAGCCCGATCAGCGCCACCAGCACCGCCACGATCGCGATGGCGGGCTTGCGCCAGCGGGGCGACATGGCCGGCAGGAAGACCAGCAGCAGCGCCCCGTACGCGACGAAGGAGCCGAGCGCGTGGCCGCTGGGGAAGCTGTTGCCCGGGGCGTGGGTGATCGGCACGTCGACCACCGGCCGGAGCCGGCCGACCAGCGCCTTCAGCGACGGGTCGAGGATCAGCCCGCCGACCCCGGTGATGATCAGGTAGACGGCCAGCCGGGACTGCCGGCGGATCAGCAGGCCGACCACCGCGATGGTGACCAGCCAGATCAGCACCGGCCGGCCACCCAGGTCGGTGACCGCCTGGAGCACGGTGACCAGGGCGTGGTGCGGGGCCACAAGGCCGTTGAACCACTCGGCCGCCTCGTGGTCGGCGTGGTACAGGGGCCCCCACTTGAACCGGACGAGCATCAGCAGCACGCCGAACCCGGCGCCGGCGCCGAGGACGCCCAGCAGGCCCGCGATGCTCCGCTCCGCGAAATGGCCCAGCGGCCGTCGCGCCGTCTCCTTGACCGCGGTCACCCCGCACCTCCCTTGTCTTCTGCGAGGCGCGCAGTACCCGATTCACGCTCCGCGTACACGCGGCCGGCGGCGCGTCGGGTCAGAGCGCGGTCATCTCGCCGGTGTCGAGGACCTCCTCGCGCTCGGCCTCCGGCTCCCACAGATCCGGCTGCGCCGGCTCGGCCACGCCGATCCGCATCGCCTCGAGCTGGGCGGCGAAGGCCAGCCCGCCGAAGAGCGCGATCCCGGTGAGGTTGGCCCAGAGCAGCAGGGCCATCATCCCGGTCAGCGCGCCGTAGGTCTGCCCGAAGCCGCCGCTGAGCTTGACGTACGCGGCCAGCAGCAGGCTGGCCAGCCACCACAGCACGGTGGCGATGCCGGCGCCGAAGAGAAGCCAGGACAGGGCGGGCTGGTTGCGCCGGGGCGCGTGGCGGAAGAGCACCGCCACGGCGACCACGGTCAGCCCCAGGCTCAACGGCCAGCGGGCCACGTCCCAGGCGGCGTTGGCGAAGGCGCCCCAGTCGTAGTGCCGCTGCACCGAGTCGCCCATCGCCCGGCCGCCGACCAGGATCAGGAAGCCGGTCAGCGCCGGCACACCGGCCGTCACCGCGAGGATCGCGGCGCGGACGTACTTGGCGAGCGCCGGGCGGTCCCGCTCGACGCCGTAGATCCGGTTGGCGCCCCGCTCGATCTGGGCCATGGTCGTGGTGAGCGCGACCAGGCCGGTCAGCAGACCGAGGGTCAGCGCCAGCTCACCGGCGCGTTCGGTGCGCTCGCCGTCGCCGAGCAGCTCCTGCACGACCGACTCGCTCTGCCCGGGGGTGAGCGCGAGCACGGTGTCGGCGACCAGCTTGCCGCCCCTGTCGGCGCCCAGGTCGGTGATCAGGCCGGTGAGCGCGATCAGGAAGGGCACCACGGCCAGGCAGAGCTGGAGCGCGAACGCCCGGGAGTGGCTGAAGCCGTCGCCGTAGCGGAACCGGATGAAGGCGTCCCGCAGCAGGCACCAGCCGCCTTGGCGGCGCAGGGTGTGCCAGGCGTCGTCGGCCGACAGCTCCTCCTGCGCCATCAGCCGGGTCTCCGGCACGATCCGGGTGCTACTCACGTCGGGCCTCCTCGACCAGCCGCTCACCGCGCTCGGCCGCCGCCTCGGCGTCCACCGACAGGTCGGGGTGCTGCGCGGGCCGCGGCACGCAGAGCCAGAGCGACTCCGGCTTGATCTCGGCCTTGAGCGACCGGCCCGGCTCGATCAGGTCCCCGTCGAGCTGCCGGGGCTGGACCCGGTTGCTGGTGATCTCGACCTTCCGGCCCCGGAGGACCTCCATCCGGGGCACGCTGCCCCGGCGGCGCACCAGGGCCCAGCCCATCGCCAGCCAGTGGCCGAGCGTGCGGGGGGTGAGCACCGCGACGTCGAGCCAGCCGTCGTCCGGCTCGGCGTCGGTGAGCAGCCGTACCCCGCCCTGGAGGCGGCCGACGTTGGCGACCAGCACCGACCGGGCCCGGCGGCGCAGCGGCGGCCGGTCGTCGATCCGGATGGAGACCCGCATCGGCCGGTCCCGCAGGTGCTTCGCCGCCCCCATGACGTACGCCGGCCAGCCGATCCGCGCCTTGGTGGTCTCGGAGGTGGAGTCGAGCATCTGGGCGTCGAAGCCCATCCCGGCCATCACGGCGAAGCACTGGTCGTCGACGACACCGACGTCCAGCCGGCGGCGCCCGCGTTCCACCGCGACCTCCAGGCCGACGGCCAGGTCGTTGGACAGGCCCAGGTTGGCGGCGAGCAGGTTGCCGGTGCCCTGGGGCAGCACGGCGAGCGCGACGTCGGTGCCGGCCAGCGCGGTGACGCAGGCCATCACCGTGCCGTCGCCGCCACAGGCGAAGACGACTTCGGCGCCGGCCTGCACGGCCTGCTGGGTCTGGCCCCGGCCCGGGTCCTCGACCGTGGTCTCGTGCCAGGTCGGCGCCGGCCAGCCGGCCGCGGTGAGGGCACCGTCCACGATCCGGCGGAACTCGTCCAGATCGGCCACCTTGACCGGGTTGACCACCACGGCCGAGCGCGGCCCGGTGTCACCTGCAGTCGGCTTGTGCTGTCCGCTCTCCACGGCGCCAGTGTGCAGCAACTCCGGTCGGGCGGCGACTCGGCGCACGGTGATGATGCGCGCACGGCGGAAAGGTTTCAGAATCGGTCACCGGGACCGCTCGCAGTGCGTACGGGCTCCGGGGTGACGGTCGAAAGCGGTCGCGGGACCGTCGGGGACGACCAGCGCCTCAGCCTCGTCCAACCGGTCCCAGGCGAGAATCAGGCCGCCGTCCGCAGCGCCGTCTCCACCCGCCGACGCAGGTCGTCGAGGTCGACGCCGGCCTCGGCGAGGACGAGCGCGGCCAGCCCGTTCCCCTCGCGGAGCAGGCCGAGCAGGATGTGCTCGGTGCCGATGTGATGGTGCCGCAGCCGGATCGCCTCCCGCAGCGCCAGCTCCAGCACCTTCTTCGACCGCGGGGAGAACGGGCCACCGACGTACCGCCGGCGGCCCCAGCGGCGACGCGGGGCGGGCACCGCCTCGCGCAGCGCGTCAGGGCCGAAGGACTCCTCGATCCGGGCCACGATGGCGGCCAGGTCGATGCCGATCTCCCGCAGCGCGGCCGCGTCGGCGTCGCCGAGCCCGACGCCACCGTGCGCCACGTGCCGCGCGACGGCGGCCCGCAGGTCGTCGGCGGGGACGCCGAGGTCGGTGAGGACGCGCACGGCCAGGTTCCCGTCGTCGGCGAGGACGCCGAGCAGCAGGTGCTCGGTGCCGACGGGGCGCTGCCCCTCGGCCCGGGCCTCGTCCACCGCGCGACGGACGACGTCGCGGGCGCGGTCGGTGAACCGTTCGAACATCACGCCTCCCAGCTGCCTCGGACCGCCGGTCGCCCGGCGTGCTTCTTGTGGACCGCCTGCCGGCTGACCTCGAGCGCGTCGGCGATCTCCTGCCAGGACCAGCCCTGTCGACGGGCGTTGTCCACCTGGACCACCTCCAGCCGTTCGAGCAGCCGGCGCAGGGCGAGCACGGCGCGGAGCCCGACCTTCGGGTCGGTGCTGCCCGCGGCCGCCGCGAGTTCCGTTGCCTGACTCATGGTGTCAACTTACGTTGACGCACTGGTTCTGTCAACCCTGATTGACAGGGTTTCCCCGCGCTGAGCGATCCCGCCCCGGGTGGGCACGGCCCCGACTACCGTGGGTGAGGAGAGCGTGGTCGTGCCCTACCCGGCGCCGGGGAGGTGAGGCGGGATGGCCGCACCCACCCATGGGGCCGTCGTGGTCGGCGTCGGGTCGTCGGACGAGGACCTCCAGGTGGTTCGGGAGGCCGCCGGCGAGGCCGCCACCCACGGCCGCCCGCTGCACCTGCTGCACGCCTTCAACTGGGCCGCTGCGCTGAAGGCGCCGTCGGTGGCCGAGTCACGCGCCGCGGCGGAGGACCTGCTCGAACGGGCCGGCCAGGTCGTCGGCGAGGTCGAGCCGGCGGTCCCGGTGAGCGGCGAGATCGTCGAGGGCCGCCCGGTGGAGGCCCTGATCCGCGCCTCGGAATCGGCGTTCATGGTGGCGCTCGGTGACGGCGGGATGGCCGATTGCCCGGACTGCGTACCGGCCGACGCACCGGCCGTGCAACTCGCCGCCCGGGCCGGCTGCCCGGTGCTCGTCGGCCGCGCCGAACCGGCGCCGAAGGGACCGGTGCTGATCGGAGTGGACGGCTCGCCGAGCTCCCAGGCCGCCCTCGATTTCGCCTTCGACACCGCCGAGCGCCGCGCGGCCCGACTGCTCGCCGTACGGGTGGTCGAGCCCGGCCGGCCGGACGACGGAGACGACGTGCTCGCCGCGACCGTGGCCCGGCACGCCGAGCGGTACCCGTCCGTGGCCGCGGAGTGCCACACCGTCCGCGGCGACCCCGGCACCGTCCTGGTCGAACAGTCCCGGTCCGCGCAGTTGGCGCTGGTCGGCGCGCGCGGCGACGAACCGTGGCGGGGCATGCTCGGCGCGGTCAGCCAGACCCTGCTCTACCACGCGCCGGCCCCGGTGATCGTCGTCCGTGGACTGGAGCCCGCGCCGCCGGTCGGGACATGACGCCCTCCGGTCCCGGGACCAACGACCCTGATCGCACACCCGGCCCGGGGGCGAAGCTGGACGGGCCCGGGGCGGATCCCCGCCTTCGGGTGGCACAAGACCCCGAGCCGCGAGAGGCTAACGCAGCATGGACACCGCTCTCGACCTGCACAGCCCACTGACCGAAGACGAGCTGCGCCGGCTTGACGCCTACTGGCGAGCGGCGAACTACCTGACCGTCGGGCAGATCTACCTGCTCGACAACCCGCTGCTCCGCGAGCCGCTGAAGCCCGAACACGTCAAGCCGCGACTGCTCGGCCACTGGGGCACCAGCCCGGGCCTCAACCTGCTCTACGCGCACCTCAACCGGGTCATCGTCGACCGGGACCTGTCCGCCATGTTCGTCACCGGGCCGGGCCACGGCGGGCCCGCCGTGGTGGCCAACACCTGGCTGGAGGGCACCTACAGCGAGCTGTACCACTCGGTCAGCCGGGACGAGGTGGGCATGCAGCGGCTGTTCCGCCAGTTCTCCTTCCCCGGCGGCATCCCCAGCCACGTGGCGCCGGAGGTGCCGGGTTCGATCCACGAGGGCGGCGAGCTCGGGTACGCGCTCAGCCACGCGTACGGCGCCGCGTTCGACAACCCGGACCTGCTGGTCGCCTGCGTGATCGGCGACGGCGAGGCGGAGACCGGCCCGCTCGCCGGCAGCTGGCTCTCCAACGTCTTCCTCAACCCGGCCCGCGACGGCGCGGTGCTGCCCATCCTGCACCTCAACGGCTACAAGATCGCCAGCCCGACGGTGCTGGAACGGATCCCGACCGACGACCTCCTCGGTCTGATGCGCGGCTACGGCTACCAGCCGTACGTCGTCTCCGGCGACGACGCCAGCGAGGTGCACCAGAGCCTCGCCGCCACCCTCGACCGGGCGGTCGACGAGATCACCGAGATCCAGCGCCGGGCCCGCTCCGGCGGCGATGCCACGCGCCCCCGCTGGCCGATGATCATCCTCCATACGCCGAAGGGCTGGACCGGCCCGCGGGAGGTCCACGGCAAGCAGGTCGAGGGGACCTTCCGCGCCCACCAGGTGCCCATCGACGGGGTGCGGAAGGATCCGGAGGCCCTGGCCGAGCTGGAGCGCTGGCTGCGCAGCTACCGGCCGGAGGAGCTCTTCGACGCCACCGGCGCCCCGGTCGCCGAGCTGACCTCGCTGCCTCCGAGGGGGAACCGGCGGATGAGCGCCAACCCGGTCACCAACGGCGGCCAGGTGCTGCGCGACCTGGACCTGCCGGACTTCCGCGCCTACGCGGTCGACGTCAAGCAGCCGGGCGAGCCCATGGTCGGCTCCACCGGCGTGCTTGGCCAATGGGTCCGCGACGTG
The window above is part of the Micromonospora inositola genome. Proteins encoded here:
- a CDS encoding phosphoketolase family protein codes for the protein MDTALDLHSPLTEDELRRLDAYWRAANYLTVGQIYLLDNPLLREPLKPEHVKPRLLGHWGTSPGLNLLYAHLNRVIVDRDLSAMFVTGPGHGGPAVVANTWLEGTYSELYHSVSRDEVGMQRLFRQFSFPGGIPSHVAPEVPGSIHEGGELGYALSHAYGAAFDNPDLLVACVIGDGEAETGPLAGSWLSNVFLNPARDGAVLPILHLNGYKIASPTVLERIPTDDLLGLMRGYGYQPYVVSGDDASEVHQSLAATLDRAVDEITEIQRRARSGGDATRPRWPMIILHTPKGWTGPREVHGKQVEGTFRAHQVPIDGVRKDPEALAELERWLRSYRPEELFDATGAPVAELTSLPPRGNRRMSANPVTNGGQVLRDLDLPDFRAYAVDVKQPGEPMVGSTGVLGQWVRDVITANPQNFRLFGPDEVASNRLGAAFEVTDRAFVGNTIPGDDHLSPDGRVMEVLSEHLCQGWLEGYLLTGRHGIFTSYEAFIHIVDSMVNQHAKWLKVTRGIQWRQPLASLNYLLSSHVWQQDHNGFSHQDPGFIDHVVNKKAEVVRVYLPPDTNTLLSTMDHCLRSLHYINVVVAGKQPAPNWLSMDEAIQHARRGLGIWDWASTDQGTEPDVVLACAGDVPTLETLAAADLLRQHLPQLKVRVVNVVDLMRLQPPSEHPHGLPDSEFDTIFTRDRQIIFAYHGYPWLIHRLTYRRTNHDNLHVRGYKEEGTTTTPFDMVMLNDLDRFHLVIDVIDRVPGLASRAAHLRQDMVDARQACRDYTRRYGEDDPRVAEWRWIRETEPGLRSGQ